TATGCTAGAGGCTGCTGTCACTTGTCACTGCCTTCCATCCTTAGAGGGAATTCCTAAGTGCTACCTTTCAAAGGCAGCGGCTGCCAGGGAGGGTGGCAGCGGGCGCAGGGCCCTCTGTGGCAGCTGAGCGCGGGCCTGGCCCCCACAGGTGTTGTCCTGCAGACCTGGATCCTGAACCGGTACCGCATGGTGCAGCTGGAGATCATAGACCAGGTGGTCATGTCCTATGGCGGCCTGCGCGGGGCTGTGGCCTTTGCCCTGGTGGTCCTTCTGGATGAGGACAAGGTCAAGGAGAAGAAACTGTTTGTCAGCACCACCATCATCGTCATCTACTTCACTGTCATCTTCCAGGTAGCCTCTCTGCACTGGACCGGCCAGGCCTCGCTGTCCTCCTGACAGCCCTCCATGGCCCGAGTCCGCCGGCCACAGCGGGCAGGCCACACCGTCGCCGCCGTGCTCTCCAGAGAGCCTTTCCGAGCTCCAGACCCTAATTAGATTCTATAATTTTAGTAACTAGGAGCTGTTTTGTAGGTTTTCATGTGGCCCCTCAGGGGACGCAGCACAATTCGGCTTAAAAATATCCTTCCTGAGCTGTCACTGGTTGAGAGAGCCCCAGTTCGTATTTTATCACCCCGATTGGCCTTGCTTCAGGCTCATCTGAGGAGCTGATTCGGGCCCTCAAGAGGTGCCGGGGGACCCACAGGGCTGTTGTGGGGGATCCTCTCTACAGGGTAGCCCACAAACCTGCCGGGTCCCTGGATAAGGGTGGCCTGCTCCACCCTCTGTGGGTGTGTGCGGGTCGGGTGTGGAATGGCACACCAGGGGCGTGGTGGGCTGGAGCGAGGTGCCGCGGGGCCTGCCCTGGCTGTCAGAGTCAGCGTGGCCCCCTCCGTCTCCCAGGGCCTGACCATCAAGCCCCTGGTGCAGTGGCTGAAGGTGAAGAGGAGTGAGCACCGCGAGCCCAAACTCAACGAGAAGCTGCATGGCCGGgtaggggggttggggagggagggaggtgggaggggaggggaggggagaggctggggggaAGGCAGGACCTGGGGAGGAGCATAGGGAGAGCCAGCAAGTGACACTGACCCTTCTGTTCTGGAAAGGCTTTTGACCACATCCTCTCGGCCATCGAGGACATATCAGGGCAAATCGGACACAATTATCTCAGAGACAAGTAAGTGGCCGGTGTGGCCCCTGACTGGATGAGAAGGGAACCTTGGGAGGTACTTTTGCCTCAGTTGTTcgtttccctgcctcctcctctatCCAATGACTGACTATAGACCTTCCGGATAAAGAGAATGCTGCCCCTCTGACCCCACAAAACTCTAATTACGAAGAACACTGCACTCAAAGGAGCCGAAATGTCCaggtccccctcctccccctgcaacCCCTCCTCCCAGGTGTTTGGAGCCCCTCCTGCCTGGTGTTCCCCTCCCCAGGGCACTGAGCCTCTTCTGGAAGTTCCCCTTCCAGCCTTGTCCAGCCCCTTCCTCTTCTGACCCAAACAGCTGGTCCCTGTTCTGATCATGTTGGGTTTAAAAAACTACTTCTGGGCAGCTTGATTCTCTCCTAGTGTGAGAGATGAGAGGAGCGGGGTGGGGCAGTCTCCTCCCCTGACCCGTGCCTCCTGCAGGTGTGACACGCCCCACGCGGTCCTCAGCCCACCTTTCTGGAGGGTGACGTAGTCACTTGGAAAACTGTCTGCAATATcacattaaatgagaaaacagaacccacaattttatgtacattcttataaccattgtcATCAGATAGGAAGGTAGGAACAAAATACAGGGTTGTGAAACAGGCATGATTGTggtttattgcttttcttttaacaCCGGCCTCTGTGGTTGTTATAAATAGTACATAAAAACCAgtgagagaaaagggggccttctGTGTCCACCCAGCTCTGGGAGACCGTGTTTGGCGAGTCTGGGTCGTGGGTGGGGGTGCCCTGCCCTATCGTCCCAGGGCCTCGCTCACAGCCCTCCAGCTGCTGACCTTGTCTGGTTCCCTCCCCCAGGTGGTCCAATTTTGACAGGAGATTCCTCAGCAAAATCCTTATGAGGAGGTCGGCCCAAAAGTCACGAGATCGAATTCTAAATGTTTTCCATGAGCTCAACCTGAAGGACGCCATCAGCTATGTGGCCGAGGTACGAGACACTGCACATGTTCCGTGTTGGAGGTGGGGCCTGACCCAGGCCCCAGACATGGGGTGTGGCCAGCCCCTGGGTTCCTCTTCGCCTAAGGCcacggggtgggtggggaggcagctgCAGGCAGCACCatgctgttcttttcttttcttttagagagagaggaagggagggagaaagggagagaaatgtcaatgtgtggttgcctctcacacgcccccactggggacctggcccgaaacccaggcatgtgccctgactgggaattgaaccggcaaccctttggtttgcagcctgtgctcagtccactgagctacactagccagggcaccaTGCTGTTCTTGATGGCCCACCTGCTAGTCTACATAAAGCCCACAAGTCCTCCAATACCCCAGGGAAGGGTCACGTCACAGCTCCCTCTCACTGGAGGCTGAGGCATAGAACCCTCCCCCATGACTCTGCAGGACACTATGGTGCTGGTGGATCTGACCTCTGAGGCCAGGTAGGGGGTTATGGGGCCATCATCGCTctcaacacacatgcacacatgctcgtacatgtacacacatgtgctcacacatgcacacacagggggAGACAGCAAGGATGTCTTCTCAAGTCCCATGGGGTGAGCATGGAACACACCCGGGGGCAGGCTGTGGTTCTGAAGTGGCCTCCTCAGtatcccctcttccctctcaggaaGCAGGACTCACCTGCGTTCAGAAACCCCAGCCTTCCCCGAGGAAATGCGTCCAACCCCAGGCCTCTGCGGGAGCTCTCCACCCCCATGCGCCCAGGGTGCGGCGTCGACgagcagggctcagggagcaTGTGGGTGGATAAGGGACAGGCCTGCTGTGTGGGCTGCATGGTGACACCCAGGATCTCTCTGTTTCTGACACTGCCTCCTAAGCGGCAGCTTCCAGCCACTCACAGTTGGGGCACAGTCGGGCCATGGTGGGTCTCAGGTCTAACTCCATCCCTCATGGGACACCCAGCCTGACTGGCCTCTTCCCCAGCAGCCACACACCTCCTGGCAGTGCTTTTGAGCTTTCAGTGCACATGTGTGATCACCACATGGCCATCACACTGATCACCAGACCACCCCTGCCATATGCACGCCTCCACGCATGCCCCAAGTCCCACGCATGCCCCAAGTCCCTGGTGCCTTGCACAGGCCTGGGTCTAGGCAGGTCCTGAGCTTGCTTCTTTCCTGCCCCCAGTGCATGACCTGTAATGGTGACTTCCAGGCCATCCCACATGACCCTGCTGGGCACTGCTGCCCCCAGTGACACCCAATACTCACAGCAGCAGGCTCACTTTCCAGCCCTGACTAGGCCTCCTCTGAGGGGCTCTGACTAGGCAATCCCAGCCTTCCCTCTGACCCCCCAGAACCTGCAGACGtcattccttccttctgtcctttctcGTGCCAGCTGAGGTCTGCACAGAGCCTGAGGAGCTGGGAATCTCAGCAAACCCTCTGGCCTCAACACAGAGGTGCAGTGAGGGGGCTGGGAGCGTCTGTTTGTTCAGAGGGAAAGTGGCTGCTGCCTCCGCAGGGCTCCTCTACCCCCCACGTGCCAGACACGCTGGCACCCAGGTTGCTCAGAGGGACCTGTGCTCCTGGCGGAGGAGCTGGGGGATACGGGGAGATGAGAAGAGGGTCCCTCAaccatccactgagccagggccaTGCCAACCCTGTTCCACGGAAACCCCAACCCACAGGGTCCAGACTCCCGGCTGCCATGTGGGCGACACAGGCTCCTGGCAAGGTCCCCAGCCTCATCTCTACCTGTGCTCCCCACATGCAGTGTCTCAACCCCGGACTGTGCCCGTGGGCTCCTCCCCTGGTCAGGCCTGTTCAGACAGCACCAGGGTGTGGCCCGTGCACCTTGCTGTCTGCTCCCAGCAGGTCAGTCCCACCCAGCCATCCTCCCTAGCTGCAAGCCCCTCCCCTCAGGGGTACCCCCAGCTCATGGCCCGGCCCCCACCAATAGGAACCAGGCTGTGACCTTTGTTCCTGTTGGGCTTTGCTCTGTGAGGTCTCAGTCTGGAGGTACAATTCCAGAAGGCTCCCTCCATGGGCAAATGAGGACAGCTAGTGTGGACCCCCAGCAGAGGCAGGGGTCACCTCCCTAACCCCATCAGGCTTTACCGATACCTCCCCCCACACGGTGCCCAGTGAGGTGCTGTGTCCTCCACACACAGTTGCAGCGTCACTTTCCTCTCCCATCACAATGGCTAACTCACCGCTTCGTAGCCCAAGCAGGGCCTTGGCTGTGGCCTCTGTAATCTCGGCTCGCCAGGCAGAGAGGTGTCCTGGATCCAGGAACAGTGTGACATGGCTCCGGCGCTTCGGGTTTCTCTGGGCTCTGTCCGAGTGCCCGGCCTGGCCCCGGTGCTCCCTGTCCTCGCTTACGCAGGCTGTCCCCTCACAGGGAGAGCGCCGCGGGTCCCTGGCCTTCATCCGCTCCCCCAGCACTGACAACGTGGTCAATGTCGACTTCAGCACGCCGCGCCCGTCCACCGTGGAGGCCTCCGTCTCCTACCTGCTGTACGTGCCCGAGTTCACCCAGGCTTCTCCCTGGGAGAGGCCGCCCCTCACCAGGGCACCATGCCCCTGGGGGCTGCTGTTGGGGGGCTGGTATTCCCTGCCCGGCACTTCCCAGGCCCTCCTGATCACAGCCACACCAGGGACAGACACCAGCCACTGGGCACCTTGGGGCAACTGAGGGGTGTAAAAGAGGCAAGTGGAGGGCCCCAGCTTGAAcaccatggggggggggggcacagagtGGTGCGGAGGGCAGGGAAACAGGTAGGTGCCAGGTGTCCCCCTGCACAAATTCACCGCTATTATCCAGTCAGCGGGTTAACGttggcagggtggggacagggggtggTCAGGAAAGCCAGGCAGCAGGTTTGGGGCCAGAGCCTCCTGCCTTGTCTGGGCCAGCTGCTTGGCTAAGGCTTGCAGGCAGCAGAAGGCTGTCCTTGGCTTTGTCAGCCAGTGTCCTGATGCtgctggggagaggcagtgggCGTTCGGGCCCACAGCTGGGGCTTTAGCATGGCTGTGGGAAATGCACACAGGTAAGGTCAGCCTTCAACGGGAGGCTTTGTGGGCGTTGGTCAGACCAAAACCCCCAGGGAGAGGACTCCTCAGCATCAGCCTTCTAGGCAGTGGCTGGTACCCAGGCCAGAGGGCACGGGACAGGAGAGCAGGGGGGGAGAGTGACAGAGCTCTTGGACACCACTCCACGTGGTCCCGTGTAGGAGGGAGAACGTTAGTGCGGTGTGCCTGGACATGCAGTCCCTGGAGCAGAGGCGGAGGAGCATCCGCGACACAGAGGACATGGTCACTCACCACACGCTGCAGCAGTACCTGTACAAGCCCCGGCAGGAGGTGAGCTCCCCAGGCAGTGGGGGCGCCTCCCCAGAACCCCTCGAGATCCCGACCAGAGAGAGAGCCTTGGGTGGGGGCATAggcccccctttcctctccctggaaTGCAGGGGGGAATCCTTGCCTTCAGGGAAGACGCCCCTCAGGCCGGAGGGTCAGGGCTCAGCCTACCTGCTGCTGGTCCTGGGGCTCCGGAGTCCTGTGCGTCTGTCTGGCCAGTGTCGCAGGGAGCCTGCCCTGGGGCTGCATAGGGGTGGTGATGTTGGGGTGCCTCCAGCCCTGCAGGTCACCACCAGCTGtgcctgtccctgtcccctctccccttccccagtaCAAACATCTCTACAGTCGACATGAGCTAACTCCAGAGGAAGACGAGAAGCAGGACAAGGAGATCTTCCACAGGACCATGAGGAAGCGCCTGGAGTCCTTCAAGTCGACCAAGCTGGGCATCAACCAGAACAAGAAGGCGGCCAAACTGTACAAGCGAGAGCGTGCCCAGAAGCGGGTGAGGGTGCTGAGTGAGGAACTGTAAGGCAAGGGGgaccaggggttgggggtgggggatacaGCGTGAAAGCAGGTGTGGGGGGTTAAGGTCACCAGGGGACCATGCTGGTCAGTGATCCAAGGCGCCCCCTTCAGGGACAGGCCTGCACAGGGAGGGGATCTGGGCTGCGGGCCAGTGGAGTTTCCCAAGGACCATCTGCCAGTAGGGACTCTGTGGCTGCCTTATTTTTACCTGtgttttttgcctgtttttcagAGAAACAGCAGCATTCCCAATGGCAAACTGCCAATGGAGAGCCCCATACACAATTTCACCATTAAGGAAAAAGGTACCAACTGGGGCCACAGGAGAAACGCTTGTCAGCAGGAAGTCAGGGGCACGGGCAAAGGGTGAGGCAGGGTGCAGAGGGCCGTCCTCGGAGGGAGACCCTCCGCCCAGCACCCAGGACACTGCACTGCAGGCTGCTGCCCTGCCTGTCGGCGTGGCGGTGACGGTAGCCCCCAGGGTGTGCTGGGAGCACTGGGCTAGGCCCTTCTGTGTGCCCAGCCCATTTCCCTTGTGCTGTCCTTCTCTGCCACCAGATTTGGAACTTTCAGACCCGGAGGAGACCCCCAACTACGATGCTGAAGAGATGAGCGGGGGGATCGAGTTCCTGGCGAATGTCACAAGGGACACAGCAACAGACTCCCCCTcaggtgaggggagagggtggcCTTCTGCTGCCTCAGAAGCAAATGCAGTCATTGGACAGGGCCAGTGGGACTGGGGAGGTCTCTGTTCTGAGAGAAGGGAGCTGTCACCTGTCCTGCCCGTGGTGTGGGGAAGGAGAGCATGGGGTGGAGGGCCTGAAGCCCCAAAGACACATGTCCCTGACCTTCTAGGTGACCTCCAGGTGATGGCCGCAGGACGCACTGGTATCTGACCCCTGGGTACCACCCTCCATCTTGCCATTCTGGGTACACCTGGGAAGCTGATCAGCCACTGCCCTTTCTCCTAGGAATTGACAACCCTGTGTTCTCCCCGGATGAGGACCCGAGCATCCTGTCCAGGGTGCCACCCTGGCAGTCTCCCGGGGAGACAGTGGTGCCCTCCCAGAGGGCCCGTGTGCAGATCCCCCAATCTCCGGGCAACTTCCACCGCCTGGCTCCCTTCCGCCTCAGCAACAAGTCTGTGGACTCCTTCCTGATGGCCGAGGGCCCCAAGGAGCAGCCCCACACCACTCTGCCTGAGTCCACGCACATGTAACTGGCTCCTCACCCCTCCCGAGTCCCTAACGCCTGCTCTCTCCTCAGCTCCTCTCCCCAGGCATCTGCCTCTCTCTTGGCCCTGGACCTGAACCTCTGCAGACTTTCTCCAGCAGCTGCTCTTCCTCTTGCTAAGCCTGTTCCCACAAGCCTCTTGTTCTGGTTGAACCTTTCTTAGGAGACTATCTGAGTCTCTGCTTCTTCAGCTGGGATATCAGGATTGAGCTGTTTGGGGACTTGACTCTTTTAGCTTACTGGTTAGAATTTACTCTTAGATTGTCAGTTTGATCACTAACTACTCTAAGTTTTTAACCCATGCAGCAAGCCCATGAATCTCAGTTATGAGCTCAGAGATGACTGGgcatgggctgggctggggtgctATGTGGACAGGGAACTTCTATTTGTCTCCCCCAAGgcctgggggccccagggaaAGACTACATGACAGAAGTGAGTCCAGGAGAGAAGCAGCTGTTTCCTTTCACCCTCATCCAGAGAGGAGCACCCCCTGAAAGGGGGCCTGGTCCTTTACCCACCGCCCTTGCCCACCACCCTCTCCTTGCCTTCTCCCATCCTGTCCTGGTGGGCGTGCCCTCCTCGATTAGGACAGGAAGGGAGAAGGCAAGGAGAGGGTGGTGGGCGAGGGTGGAGGGTAAAGGACCAGGCTGCCTTTCAGTAGGTGCTGCAGTGGTGATATTGCTGGGTCCCAGAAGGTGCTGTCCCCACTTACCTCCTGTAGGGAGGGATTCAGCCCCCTTGGGCAGGGTTTTGGGCTTGGCACGTTTACCTTGAGTGTTTGTGGGAACACGAGAGGAAATGGAAAACAAGACTTCCCCCAGCACAGGTGGGGCAGACTCGCTTATGGGGGTTTCACCTGTTTTTCTCTCCTGTGCACACTTGGAGAGGGGTGGTTATCAGTCCACCTGGGAGGACTTGGTCCAGGGTGGCGAAGTGGTTTCTTGGTATGCGAGCTAGCCTTTCTCCGGACATTTCTGGGACTAGAAGTGGTGGTGCACAGTGAAGCGTCTCACACAGTCCCACTTGGCAGAGAGTTTGTGGGCAGGACCCCGCGTTGCTTCTATGCCCCTGTctcctcctggcttcctccctcctgcGGTCTTCTCCTTGAACATCCTGGATCTCAATGCTGGGCTCTGTACGGTGGTGGGCAGAAGGGGGCACATGTGGAAGGTCTGTGGAGTCAAGGTCTTACTGACCCTGTCACTGGGGGACCTTGGTGGTCACACAGCCAGGGTGTGGCCTGCAAGTGTCCCAGAACAAggcaggtggtgggggtgggcccCAGGCTGGGTCTGTAGGGGTTCTCCTTGCCCTCAGGAGCCCGGGATCACGCTGGTTTCTCCTGCAGGTGACACAGGCTCTGATGCGCCGCTGACGGGACGCACGTCCCCGCGCGAGGTAGTGCCCGCCGCTGAGAAGCCTCCGCGCCTGttcgccccacccctgccccacccggcCCCGGCAATTGCATCCCCGGCCCAGCCCACTGCCCAGAACCCAGGGCCCGCTGCGCTGCCAGACCTCGAACTGGGGGCGGGCCCTATGTCGGAGGCCGGTCCTGCGTCGGAGGCGGGGCCTACGCAGGGGGCGGGATTGGAGCGCCGGGGACTGCCGGGCGCGCACGCGCGTTCGGCGGCGGCGCGCCGTGTGCACAGCCGGCGCTCGTTCCAGCGGCCCCGCGCTCGCCGCCGCCCGGCACTGCTCAAGCTCGCGTCGCTGCAACCATCGTTCCATGCTCCGCCGCATGCACTAGAGCAAGAGGAGACGCCCCTGTGACGGATGCGACCTCCCAGGTGTCCCCTCCTTGGCCTTGACCCGGGGTCTTCCCGCCGAGGCCTGGGGCAGCCTTGAGCGCCACTCCCCCCGCCTCATCCAGAGTCTGGGTGTGGGATCAGCAGCAGGAGGACCAAAAGTCTGCAAGGCCTGAACCTCGAAATTGCGTGGCGCCACCTGCAGAGTGCAGGGGAGCCCCTGTGGAACAAGAAGTTGACAGTGGCCAAGCCTCCAGCTTCTGGGAGATCTGAACAGGTGCCCTTGTAAGGAGACTGCCTCGTGGGTCCCTTCTGTACACCTGTCCTGGTTTTGAACTGAGTTGGCACTTAGTACTCTTCCCGCTGTCACCCCTGACTCAGGACTGGAAGGGCCCTGGGACTCCAGAGGCCACGCTCCGCGTTTGAGTTCTTGTCACTTTTaatgttccttctctctctcatcagcactgtcagggaaactgagacccaagaaaaatgattttttcccaCATGGTACCAACCTAATTTCAGGCCCAGGCTGGCCTCTCTCAGGGCCCCAGGAGGTCAGAAGCCCTGGCTCCAGGAGCAATTCATAGGCCCAGGGGTCGGGGCTGTGGTCATCCAAGGCCTGGGTGATACCATGTCCactaaccaattctgtgaaccaCCTGCCACCTCATGGACTCAGTACAATTGCAGAAACATCTGTTCATTCATCCTTTTTGTGTTGAGACTTCTAAAGCCCAGCACTTGTCTGGTCTGGTCTCAGTGCCACAGCCTCTGAGTACCAGGTGCTGCTCCATACTCAAAACACCTGCTCTCTGGCCTGAGCTGCCCCACCTGCCACTGGCAGATAGCCCAGGCTGGGTTGGAGTGTGCACTGGCTGCATGGGCATCCCCCCACAGCTCCAGCTAAGCCAAGTGGGGCCTTCATTTAGCAAACAACTCTTGTTTAGAAATACAATCAGTCCTTAAGTGGACCTGGGCCCTCCTGACCACAGCAGAGGGAAGCTGGTGGAAGTTCTGCCCTTGGGAGCTGCTTACCCCTGGCCCTGTACTGAGGACGCTGTAGCACAGACGGCCTATTACCTCCTCCAGGGTCTCAGAGATGTGGCCTTAGagctcccccatccccaccaagACCCTTGTCTGGCTATCCTGCGGGGAGCAGTTAGCGAGGGACCCGCTAACTTAGCAGTTGCCGAGTACGCCCTCATCTGCCCACCCATTCCTCAGAGGGAAGGTTTTGTGTGAAGTCGAGGTAGTGAAGGAGTAAAGGGACAGTGGACTTCAGGACACTCCTAGAGGCTTTTCTAAAGCCAGGCTCTGCTCTGCTCAGGAAAGGAGACTTCATACTGGGCTCAAGTTGTCACAGCCTCCACGAGTGAGGATTACTAGCAGTTTATAGTGTTTTCATGGTGCACATTGAGTCCCTGATGGAAAAGTCTCTGCAGTTTGCTGTCGTGGCTTTGCTGTTGAGAAAAACAAGTGACAGCAAAAGGAACATTCAGTGTGGTGTTTGTTCACCACCGTAGCGAAGGCTCTTTATCCCGAGGGGAGCAGAGCTGCTCATTATTTGAATTAGTTCAGCCATCACAAGTAAAGGGAGAGCTTGTTTTCAGTAGTTTGCTCCCCACACTTCGCAACCATTTTAATCAACTCTATCAGCACAGACGCAGCCACATTCTGCACAACAGAACCTGTCTGGTAGTGACCTCAGGCCAGCCGTCACGAGCCACAGCCACCACAGCAACTAGGAAGGTAATGCTCTGTCCACTCCCCGCAGGAGTGGTTCCTCCAGAGCAGGCTGGGTCCAGGAGCAGGTGGTCATCTGGGGTCCAGGGCCCAGTCCGTCTGGCACCTCCA
This sequence is a window from Phyllostomus discolor isolate MPI-MPIP mPhyDis1 chromosome 3, mPhyDis1.pri.v3, whole genome shotgun sequence. Protein-coding genes within it:
- the SLC9A3 gene encoding sodium/hydrogen exchanger 3 isoform X1, encoding MSWRGTLGPGWRLLLALLLALGELPQARGVEEDPVVEHDKNQGFHVVTFKWHHVQDPYIITLWILVASVAKIGFHLSHKVTSVVPESALLIVLGLVLGGIVWAADHIASFTLTPTVFFFYLLPPIVLDAGYFMPNRLFFSNLGTILLYAVIGTVWNAATTGLSLYGVFLSGLMGNLEIGLLDFLLFGSLIAAVDPVAVLAVFEEVHVNEVLFIIVFGESLLNDAVTVVLYNVFESFVNLGGDKVTGVDCLKGIVSFFVVSLGGTLVGVLYAFLLSFVTRFTKHVRTIEPGFVFVISYLSYLTSEMLSLSAILAITFCGICCQKYVKANISEQSSTTVRYTMKMLASGAETIIFMFLGISAVDPQIWRWNTAFVLLTLVFISVYRAIGVVLQTWILNRYRMVQLEIIDQVVMSYGGLRGAVAFALVVLLDEDKVKEKKLFVSTTIIVIYFTVIFQGLTIKPLVQWLKVKRSEHREPKLNEKLHGRAFDHILSAIEDISGQIGHNYLRDKWSNFDRRFLSKILMRRSAQKSRDRILNVFHELNLKDAISYVAEGERRGSLAFIRSPSTDNVVNVDFSTPRPSTVEASVSYLLRENVSAVCLDMQSLEQRRRSIRDTEDMVTHHTLQQYLYKPRQEYKHLYSRHELTPEEDEKQDKEIFHRTMRKRLESFKSTKLGINQNKKAAKLYKRERAQKRRNSSIPNGKLPMESPIHNFTIKEKDLELSDPEETPNYDAEEMSGGIEFLANVTRDTATDSPSGIDNPVFSPDEDPSILSRVPPWQSPGETVVPSQRARVQIPQSPGNFHRLAPFRLSNKSVDSFLMAEGPKEQPHTTLPESTHM
- the SLC9A3 gene encoding sodium/hydrogen exchanger 3 isoform X2; its protein translation is MSWRGTLGPGWRLLLALLLALGELPQARGVEEDPVVEHDKNQGFHVVTFKWHHVQDPYIITLWILVASVAKIGFHLSHKVTSVVPESALLIVLGLVLGGIVWAADHIASFTLTPTVFFFYLLPPIVLDAGYFMPNRLFFSNLGTILLYAVIGTVWNAATTGLSLYGVFLSGLMGNLEIGLLDFLLFGSLIAAVDPVAVLAVFEEVHVNEVLFIIVFGESLLNDAVTVVLYNVFESFVNLGGDKVTGVDCLKGIVSFFVVSLGGTLVGVLYAFLLSFVTRFTKHVRTIEPGFVFVISYLSYLTSEMLSLSAILAITFCGICCQKYVKANISEQSSTTVRYTMKMLASGAETIIFMFLGISAVDPQIWRWNTAFVLLTLVFISVYRAIGVVLQTWILNRYRMVQLEIIDQVVMSYGGLRGAVAFALVVLLDEDKVKEKKLFVSTTIIVIYFTVIFQGLTIKPLVQWLKVKRSEHREPKLNEKLHGRAFDHILSAIEDISGQIGHNYLRDKWSNFDRRFLSKILMRRSAQKSRDRILNVFHELNLKDAISYVAEGERRGSLAFIRSPSTDNVVNVDFSTPRPSTVEASVSYLLRENVSAVCLDMQSLEQRRRSIRDTEDMVTHHTLQQYLYKPRQEYKHLYSRHELTPEEDEKQDKEIFHRTMRKRLESFKSTKLGINQNKKAAKLYKRERAQKRRNSSIPNGKLPMESPIHNFTIKEKDLELSDPEETPNYDAEEMSGGIEFLANVTRDTATDSPSGIDNPVFSPDEDPSILSRVPPWQSPGETVVPSQRARVQIPQSPGNFHRLAPFRLSNKSVDSFLMAEGPKEQPHTTLPESTHM